In the genome of Olsenella profusa DSM 13989, one region contains:
- a CDS encoding relaxase/mobilization nuclease domain-containing protein has translation MPLLKPISGHTSCRGVYRYLTRDGRALAADYLNLDVPERGDIAFDWAAAMDATRTHWRNDTPWGDRPCRTYKHYVLSPDPNDHVSLNALRELAVAWAREHFGDYEVAIVYHDDNAGRIPHAHVVVNNTNIVTGHRLQDPDPKELKHSLQRMAKERGLSDFDSVEERSSARGRVRPRTLQAEHVRRAEREIAEKGGYSWVADIRARVRVARSVTRDEDEFRGLLKSLGVEVEDNSAKARRRDWVFSLSGHPTWRVSGESLGLDYGRESLMRGFSLGMAGHLSDASERRVAELARSAVELGNLSELERLSEALAWLKGNRIRTTADFAAKGTGNPEMAAYVQGLGILKNRSSERHHAPKPSKPFSRTQGASAQRSSTAEHTNEHHCEHQRDDGKESRR, from the coding sequence GGACGGGCGCGCGCTCGCCGCCGACTACCTGAACCTCGACGTTCCCGAGCGCGGGGACATCGCCTTCGACTGGGCCGCCGCCATGGACGCCACCCGCACCCACTGGCGAAACGACACTCCCTGGGGAGACAGGCCCTGCCGCACCTACAAGCACTACGTCCTCTCGCCGGACCCCAATGACCACGTGAGCCTGAACGCGCTCCGCGAGCTCGCGGTCGCCTGGGCGCGCGAGCACTTCGGCGACTACGAGGTGGCAATCGTCTACCACGACGACAACGCCGGGCGCATCCCGCACGCCCACGTGGTCGTGAACAACACCAACATCGTCACGGGGCACCGACTTCAGGACCCCGACCCCAAGGAGCTCAAGCACTCGCTGCAGCGCATGGCCAAGGAGCGCGGGCTCTCGGACTTCGATAGCGTTGAGGAAAGATCGTCCGCGCGTGGGCGCGTGCGGCCCCGCACGCTGCAGGCCGAGCACGTGCGCCGGGCGGAGCGCGAGATCGCCGAGAAGGGTGGCTACTCCTGGGTGGCGGACATCCGCGCCCGCGTCCGCGTGGCGCGCTCCGTCACGAGGGACGAGGACGAGTTCAGGGGACTCCTCAAGAGCCTGGGCGTGGAGGTCGAGGACAACTCCGCCAAGGCACGCCGTCGCGACTGGGTGTTCTCGCTTTCCGGGCACCCCACTTGGCGCGTCTCGGGCGAGAGCCTGGGGCTCGACTACGGGCGCGAGTCGCTCATGCGCGGCTTCTCATTAGGAATGGCGGGGCACCTCTCAGACGCAAGCGAACGCAGGGTCGCGGAGCTTGCGCGCTCCGCCGTAGAACTCGGAAATCTCTCGGAGCTGGAGAGGCTCTCCGAGGCACTCGCATGGCTCAAGGGCAACCGCATCCGCACAACGGCGGACTTCGCCGCCAAGGGCACGGGCAACCCCGAGATGGCCGCCTACGTGCAAGGCCTCGGCATCCTCAAGAACCGCAGCTCAGAGCGGCACCATGCACCGAAGCCGTCGAAGCCCTTCTCCCGCACCCAAGGCGCAAGCGCACAGCGCAGCAGCACCGCAGAGCACACGAACGAGCACCACTGCGAACATCAGCGCGACGACGGAAAGGAGAGCCGGCGATGA
- a CDS encoding YjdF family protein, giving the protein MERSSITLTVLFDAPFWVGVFERVENSQLTVAKVTFGAEPKDYEVHDFVLRRFYDLKFSPAVAAEEQHTSENPKRRQRAARKQMQETGIGTKSQQALQLQLEANKTERKQASREQREAEKQRQFDLKRQKRKAKRRGH; this is encoded by the coding sequence ATGGAGCGATCCAGCATCACGCTGACCGTCCTGTTTGATGCACCCTTTTGGGTTGGTGTCTTTGAGCGCGTTGAGAACAGTCAGCTTACCGTGGCTAAAGTCACTTTTGGCGCAGAACCAAAGGACTATGAGGTACACGACTTCGTGCTCAGGCGCTTCTACGACCTCAAGTTCAGTCCCGCAGTAGCCGCTGAAGAGCAGCACACAAGTGAGAACCCTAAGCGGCGCCAACGTGCCGCTCGCAAGCAGATGCAGGAAACAGGCATAGGGACTAAGTCTCAGCAAGCGCTACAGCTACAGCTCGAAGCAAATAAAACCGAGCGCAAACAAGCCAGTAGAGAACAACGCGAAGCAGAGAAACAGCGCCAGTTCGACCTCAAGCGGCAGAAGCGCAAAGCGAAGCGCCGAGGGCATTAG
- a CDS encoding VaFE repeat-containing surface-anchored protein: MPQGDLALVKVADGAQQRLAGVPFKITSKTTGESHVIVTDGNGQASTATSWNAHTKDTNGGTAGSGVWFGGSEPDDAKGALPFDTYTVEELPCEANADRTLIPAFDVSVYRDAVAVDLGTLTDDAPPSKTSPAPGVQTEVTDADDGDHEAVADDSATIVDTVSYTGFTPGKEYTLTGTLVNKETGEPVRADGKAVASTVAFVPDAADGTQEVTFTFDGVELSGHAAVAFESLTLEGQEVASHADVNDEGQTVKLAPPETPEAPEAPTPGGKLPQTGDEVPIAGICALAAAGCAASVIGIARSIGTSRREEDEVGED, translated from the coding sequence GTGCCGCAGGGCGACCTCGCACTCGTGAAGGTGGCGGACGGTGCCCAGCAGCGACTCGCGGGCGTGCCCTTCAAGATCACCAGCAAGACCACGGGCGAGTCCCATGTCATCGTGACAGACGGCAACGGCCAGGCATCGACGGCGACGAGCTGGAACGCCCACACCAAGGACACCAACGGCGGCACGGCGGGCTCCGGCGTGTGGTTTGGAGGCTCCGAGCCCGACGACGCCAAGGGTGCGCTGCCCTTTGACACCTACACGGTGGAGGAGCTTCCCTGCGAGGCCAACGCCGACCGCACGCTCATCCCGGCCTTCGACGTGTCGGTCTACCGCGATGCCGTAGCCGTGGATTTGGGCACGCTCACCGACGACGCGCCGCCCAGCAAGACGTCTCCCGCACCTGGCGTGCAAACCGAGGTGACCGACGCGGATGACGGCGACCACGAGGCAGTGGCAGATGACTCGGCGACCATCGTGGACACCGTCTCCTACACGGGGTTCACGCCCGGCAAGGAGTACACGCTCACCGGAACTCTCGTGAACAAGGAGACCGGCGAGCCCGTGCGCGCGGACGGCAAGGCCGTCGCCTCAACCGTTGCCTTCGTGCCCGATGCGGCGGACGGCACACAGGAGGTCACCTTCACCTTCGACGGCGTGGAGTTGTCAGGCCACGCGGCCGTGGCCTTCGAGTCGCTCACCCTGGAAGGCCAGGAGGTCGCGTCGCATGCCGACGTGAACGACGAGGGGCAGACTGTGAAGCTCGCGCCGCCCGAGACTCCTGAGGCACCTGAGGCACCGACGCCCGGAGGCAAGCTTCCGCAGACGGGAGACGAGGTGCCGATAGCGGGCATCTGTGCCCTGGCTGCGGCGGGTTGTGCCGCCTCCGTCATCGGCATCGCGCGCAGCATCGGCACGAGCCGCCGCGAGGAGGACGAGGTGGGGGAGGACTAG
- a CDS encoding IS3 family transposase, whose product MEDGVYSLEQRTRAVELYIKYGFKATATIRELGYPSRAQLVGWYREWQDNGGALRGRNLERYSEGQRRAAVNHYLEHGRCNAYTRRELGYPGSTQKLREWIDELAPGERRTAEPRTFTLEEKQKAVTALVRRAGSAQQIADEVGSTRCTLYKWKRELLPEKEPPMPDTSNAVSNGASDAGAARAAPVTQTEIDALEARKAELEKELRQLELKRDILEGALEILGKGTGADPANELTNREKTLLIESLRPKWRLCELLSALDMARSSHQYQLSAIAAGDRDAGARELVCAVFNANDGAYGRRRIHDELEARGHVIGERRIGRIMAEEKLEAHGKAKPGKAYSSYKGEVSEHPGNKVCQDFEAGLPNFLWLTDVTQLSIPAGKLYLSPVLDCFDGAIVSWTTSTSPNAEMANSMLKAALATTTDEERRHLVIHSDCGCHYRWPEWISICEKAGIMRSMSRKGCSPDNSRMEGFFGTMKVEMLYGRDWAGVTLDELKERIDAYIERYNKTRIKRSLGSMSPLQYRQSLGLAA is encoded by the coding sequence TTGGAGGATGGCGTGTACTCCCTTGAGCAGAGGACAAGAGCGGTCGAGCTCTATATCAAGTATGGTTTTAAAGCCACGGCTACGATACGCGAGTTGGGATATCCAAGCCGGGCACAGCTTGTAGGATGGTATCGGGAATGGCAGGACAACGGAGGCGCGCTCAGGGGGCGCAACCTAGAACGCTACTCAGAAGGGCAAAGGCGGGCCGCCGTCAACCACTATCTGGAGCACGGCCGCTGCAACGCCTATACGAGACGCGAGCTGGGATACCCCGGAAGTACGCAAAAGCTCAGAGAGTGGATAGACGAGCTGGCACCTGGCGAGAGGCGGACAGCCGAGCCCAGGACGTTCACTCTCGAAGAGAAGCAGAAAGCCGTGACAGCGCTTGTCAGACGAGCCGGAAGCGCGCAACAGATCGCCGACGAGGTCGGCTCCACGCGTTGTACCCTCTACAAGTGGAAGCGAGAGCTATTGCCTGAGAAGGAGCCCCCGATGCCCGACACAAGCAACGCCGTCTCAAATGGCGCGTCCGACGCCGGAGCCGCCAGAGCGGCTCCCGTCACGCAGACAGAAATAGATGCCCTCGAGGCCAGGAAGGCCGAACTCGAGAAAGAGCTGCGCCAACTCGAGCTCAAGCGCGACATCCTGGAGGGCGCCCTCGAGATCCTGGGAAAAGGGACGGGCGCCGACCCGGCAAACGAGCTCACGAACAGGGAGAAGACTCTGCTGATTGAGTCGCTGCGCCCCAAATGGAGGCTGTGCGAGCTTCTCTCGGCGCTCGACATGGCCCGATCGAGCCACCAGTACCAACTCTCGGCCATCGCCGCCGGGGACAGGGACGCCGGGGCGCGGGAGCTGGTCTGCGCCGTCTTCAACGCCAACGACGGCGCCTACGGAAGGCGCCGCATCCACGACGAGCTCGAGGCACGAGGACATGTCATCGGCGAGCGCAGGATAGGGCGAATAATGGCTGAGGAGAAGCTCGAGGCGCACGGCAAGGCAAAGCCCGGGAAGGCCTACAGCTCCTACAAGGGCGAGGTCTCGGAACACCCCGGCAACAAGGTCTGCCAGGACTTCGAAGCCGGACTTCCCAACTTCCTATGGCTCACCGACGTCACGCAGCTCTCGATACCGGCCGGCAAGCTCTATCTGAGCCCGGTTTTGGACTGCTTCGACGGCGCCATCGTAAGCTGGACGACCTCGACCTCGCCCAACGCCGAGATGGCCAACTCCATGCTCAAGGCGGCTTTGGCCACTACGACAGACGAGGAGCGCCGCCATCTCGTGATCCATTCGGACTGCGGCTGCCACTACCGCTGGCCCGAGTGGATCTCCATCTGCGAGAAGGCCGGCATCATGCGCTCCATGTCGCGCAAGGGGTGCAGCCCTGACAACTCCCGCATGGAGGGCTTTTTCGGCACCATGAAGGTCGAGATGCTCTATGGCAGGGACTGGGCGGGCGTCACGTTGGATGAGCTCAAGGAGAGGATAGACGCCTATATAGAGCGTTACAACAAGACGAGGATCAAGCGCTCGCTGGGCTCGATGAGCCCCCTACAATACAGGCAGAGCTTGGGCCTCGCAGCCTAG
- a CDS encoding LacI family DNA-binding transcriptional regulator, translating to MDITTVAKLAGVSRATVSRYLNDGYVSTEKRRAIARVIKETGYTPSRQAKQLRTGKSNLVGVVIPKINSASISRIVAGITAVLNDSQYQMLLANTDNNEHLEVDYLKLFAEKSHVDGVILVGTVITPAHERAMAGLQVPLVVLGQEVEGHSCVFHDDYGSQRKIVELVLRHSRRPAFIGVTERDIAAGHMRHTAFLDACREYGLDVPACAQATTGFTIESGYLACEQLLDAYPQADAIVCASDTIAFGAMACLREYGRDIPEDVQVTGVGDSEYAVVVTPTLTTIHHHYKTSGMEGARLLMDAIRHEVRVVRKVRLASEVLARGTVS from the coding sequence ATGGACATCACCACGGTGGCAAAGCTCGCTGGCGTCTCCCGCGCCACCGTCTCGCGCTACCTCAACGACGGCTACGTCTCCACCGAGAAGCGCCGTGCCATCGCCCGCGTCATCAAGGAGACGGGCTACACTCCCTCCCGCCAGGCAAAGCAGCTGCGCACGGGCAAGTCCAACCTGGTGGGCGTCGTCATCCCCAAGATCAACTCCGCCTCGATCTCGCGCATCGTCGCCGGCATCACCGCGGTGCTCAACGACTCCCAGTACCAGATGCTCCTTGCCAATACCGACAACAATGAGCACCTCGAGGTGGACTACCTCAAGCTCTTTGCGGAGAAGAGCCATGTCGATGGCGTCATCCTGGTGGGAACCGTCATCACCCCCGCGCACGAGCGCGCCATGGCAGGCCTACAGGTGCCGCTCGTCGTCCTTGGCCAGGAGGTGGAGGGGCACTCGTGCGTCTTCCACGACGACTATGGCTCCCAGCGCAAGATCGTGGAGCTCGTGCTGCGGCACTCCCGGCGCCCCGCCTTCATCGGGGTGACCGAACGCGACATCGCCGCAGGCCACATGCGTCATACGGCCTTTCTGGACGCATGCCGTGAGTATGGCCTTGACGTGCCCGCCTGCGCGCAGGCCACCACCGGCTTCACCATCGAGTCCGGCTACCTCGCCTGCGAGCAGCTGCTGGACGCCTACCCCCAGGCGGACGCCATCGTCTGCGCCAGCGACACCATCGCATTTGGCGCCATGGCCTGCCTGCGCGAGTACGGCCGCGACATCCCCGAGGACGTGCAGGTGACCGGCGTCGGCGACTCCGAGTATGCCGTCGTGGTCACGCCCACGCTCACCACCATCCACCACCACTACAAGACCTCCGGCATGGAGGGGGCGCGCCTGCTGATGGATGCCATCCGGCATGAGGTCCGCGTGGTTCGCAAGGTACGCCTAGCCTCCGAGGTGCTTGCGCGCGGCACGGTGAGCTAG
- a CDS encoding PTS beta-glucoside transporter subunit IIBCA, which translates to MALDYSQAAKEILEAVGGPGNIVSAAHCATRLRLVIADDEKVDQAKVDDALGAKGNFQASGQLQVIYGTGTVDKVYEEFCKQGNISAASKAEAKEAAAQQQNGFMRAIKVLSDVFVPIIPAIVASGMLMGIMSAIQFMGTPAPNGAGLFVLDTTNVWWKIAGLINACALANLQILLGFSAATVFGGNPYLGASLGALLISSDFINANQVANILAGKVPDITSIPVLDVIPGVYSIQWIGYQGHVIPILVGVWILCFFEKRLHKVVPEMFDLFVTPLVSVSLAAYITILFIGPIFVWLENNILGLLQFLLSVPFGIGAIVIGLIYSPSVVTGLHQMYTAIDIGMLSNLGVTYWLPIASAANIAQGGACLAVALRTRSEKTKALAVPSGISCLLGITEPAIFGVNLPRLKPFVCGMIGAAVGAFICSVTQLAATGTGVTGIFGLLLCIAQPVQYIIMFAAAFGVAFGLTSAIYKDDADPTKPKLEKKPDVEKNVATTQATAKQTAAVAEHFAGSSKGVVPETAAGVVASPMAGTAVPMTSVNDPVFASEAMGKGAAVEPAEGKVLSPVDGQVTMVAETGHAIGLLSSDNAEVLIHIGIDTVNLKGAPFTAHCKAGDTVKRGQLLMDVDLGAIEAANLPTTTMVIITNTDDFTSIVGKTGEVKAGDELIDIQK; encoded by the coding sequence ATGGCACTTGACTACTCACAAGCCGCGAAAGAGATCCTGGAGGCGGTGGGAGGCCCAGGCAACATCGTCTCGGCAGCTCACTGTGCCACCCGCCTGCGGCTCGTCATCGCCGATGACGAGAAGGTCGATCAGGCCAAGGTCGATGACGCCCTCGGCGCAAAGGGCAACTTCCAGGCATCCGGTCAGCTGCAGGTGATCTACGGAACCGGCACCGTCGACAAGGTGTACGAGGAGTTCTGCAAGCAGGGCAACATCTCCGCGGCAAGCAAGGCCGAGGCCAAGGAGGCCGCCGCCCAGCAGCAGAACGGCTTCATGCGCGCCATCAAGGTGCTCTCCGACGTGTTCGTGCCCATCATCCCCGCCATCGTTGCATCCGGCATGCTCATGGGCATCATGAGCGCCATCCAGTTCATGGGCACCCCCGCCCCCAACGGCGCCGGTCTCTTTGTGCTCGACACCACCAACGTGTGGTGGAAGATCGCTGGGCTCATCAATGCCTGCGCCCTTGCCAACCTGCAGATCCTGCTCGGCTTCTCAGCGGCGACCGTCTTCGGCGGCAACCCCTACCTCGGCGCGTCGCTCGGTGCCCTACTCATCAGCTCCGACTTCATCAATGCCAACCAAGTCGCCAATATCCTGGCTGGCAAGGTTCCCGACATCACTTCCATTCCCGTGCTCGACGTCATCCCCGGCGTCTACAGCATCCAGTGGATCGGCTACCAGGGCCACGTCATCCCCATCCTCGTGGGCGTCTGGATCCTCTGCTTCTTCGAGAAGCGCCTGCACAAGGTCGTCCCCGAGATGTTCGACCTCTTCGTGACTCCGCTCGTCTCCGTGTCCCTGGCCGCCTACATCACCATCCTGTTCATCGGCCCCATCTTCGTGTGGCTCGAGAACAACATCCTCGGCCTTCTGCAGTTCCTGCTCAGCGTGCCCTTCGGCATCGGCGCCATCGTGATCGGCCTCATCTACAGCCCGTCGGTGGTCACCGGCCTGCACCAGATGTACACCGCCATCGACATCGGCATGCTCTCCAACCTGGGCGTCACCTACTGGCTGCCCATCGCATCGGCCGCCAACATCGCGCAGGGCGGCGCCTGCCTGGCCGTGGCGCTCAGGACGCGCTCCGAGAAGACCAAGGCCCTCGCCGTGCCCTCCGGCATCTCCTGCCTGCTGGGCATCACCGAGCCGGCCATCTTCGGCGTCAACCTGCCCAGGCTCAAGCCCTTCGTCTGTGGCATGATCGGTGCCGCCGTGGGCGCGTTCATCTGCTCCGTCACGCAGCTCGCCGCCACGGGCACCGGCGTCACGGGCATCTTTGGCCTGCTGCTCTGCATCGCCCAGCCCGTCCAGTACATCATCATGTTCGCTGCCGCCTTCGGCGTGGCCTTCGGCCTCACGAGCGCCATCTACAAGGATGACGCCGATCCCACCAAGCCCAAGCTGGAGAAGAAGCCCGACGTGGAGAAGAACGTGGCCACCACCCAGGCGACCGCCAAGCAGACCGCGGCCGTTGCCGAGCATTTCGCCGGCTCCAGCAAGGGCGTCGTTCCCGAGACCGCCGCTGGCGTCGTGGCCTCCCCCATGGCTGGCACGGCCGTCCCCATGACCTCCGTGAATGACCCCGTCTTCGCCTCCGAGGCGATGGGCAAGGGCGCTGCGGTCGAGCCCGCCGAGGGCAAGGTCCTCTCGCCCGTCGATGGCCAGGTGACCATGGTTGCCGAGACCGGTCACGCCATCGGCCTGCTCTCAAGCGACAACGCCGAGGTGCTCATCCACATCGGCATCGACACCGTCAACCTCAAGGGTGCGCCGTTCACCGCACACTGCAAGGCAGGCGACACGGTCAAGAGGGGACAGCTCCTGATGGACGTCGACCTCGGCGCCATCGAGGCTGCCAACCTGCCCACTACCACCATGGTCATCATCACCAACACCGATGACTTCACGTCCATCGTTGGCAAGACGGGCGAGGTCAAGGCTGGCGACGAGCTCATCGACATTCAGAAGTAG
- a CDS encoding PfkB family carbohydrate kinase, giving the protein MFSVTALGELLIDFTDAGTSAAGQKLFERNPGGAPANVLVALERLGMSTAFIGKVGQDMHGEFLRATLVANDVNCDGLVMDPNHFTTLAFVALTEDGERTFSFARKPGADTQLTPEELNRDVIEDSRVFHVGSLSLTDEPARSATVAALDMAKAAGAVMSYDPNYRDTLWTSPTAASEQMRSIVHYMDLVKISAEECELLTGCADPEGATAELLRQGVSVACVTLDAEGALVATREGTATVPSFRVDAVDTTGAGDSFWGGFLCAFVDGKLEPSDVTLEDAKDLARFGNAVASLCVRQRGAIPAMPTLAEVEKVLS; this is encoded by the coding sequence ATGTTCTCCGTTACCGCCCTTGGTGAGCTGCTCATCGACTTCACCGATGCGGGCACCTCCGCCGCAGGCCAGAAGCTCTTCGAGCGCAATCCTGGTGGCGCGCCCGCCAACGTGCTCGTTGCCTTGGAGCGCCTGGGCATGTCGACCGCCTTCATCGGCAAGGTGGGCCAGGACATGCATGGCGAGTTCCTGAGGGCAACGCTCGTGGCCAACGACGTCAACTGTGATGGCCTGGTCATGGACCCCAACCACTTCACCACCCTCGCCTTCGTGGCCCTCACCGAGGACGGCGAGCGCACCTTCTCGTTTGCCCGCAAGCCCGGCGCAGACACGCAGCTCACGCCGGAGGAGCTCAACCGCGATGTCATCGAGGACAGCCGCGTGTTCCACGTGGGTTCCCTTTCGCTCACGGATGAGCCCGCACGCAGCGCCACCGTCGCCGCGCTCGACATGGCCAAGGCCGCCGGGGCCGTCATGTCCTATGACCCCAACTATCGCGACACCCTCTGGACGAGCCCCACGGCTGCCTCGGAGCAGATGCGCTCCATCGTGCACTACATGGACCTCGTCAAGATCAGCGCCGAGGAGTGCGAGCTGCTCACGGGCTGCGCGGACCCCGAGGGGGCCACCGCGGAGCTGCTGCGGCAGGGCGTGAGCGTGGCCTGCGTGACGCTGGACGCCGAGGGTGCCCTCGTTGCCACGCGCGAGGGCACGGCGACGGTCCCCAGCTTCAGGGTCGACGCCGTGGACACCACGGGTGCCGGTGACTCCTTCTGGGGTGGCTTCCTCTGCGCCTTCGTGGACGGCAAGCTGGAGCCCTCAGACGTCACGCTCGAGGACGCCAAGGACCTTGCGCGCTTCGGTAACGCCGTCGCGTCGCTCTGCGTTCGCCAGCGTGGCGCCATCCCCGCCATGCCCACACTGGCAGAGGTGGAGAAGGTCCTGTCATAG
- a CDS encoding glycoside hydrolase family 32 protein: protein MAVSRTTDPKHNWRLRFHLQTETGDITDPNGLCQLDGTYHFFHQHRRLWPDAAHGWGHWTTRDFRTWEWLGTPIMPSCDLDKNGSYSGSSVVSDGMMWCYYTGNQLLEGDHDHDWAGRLANEIVVVGDGKSFGPKHLVLGNDGYPSYCSCHVRDPKVWKQDGIWHMLLGARVRGDRGAVLLYRSADGTSWEMEGSATNRGEHAYGYMWECPNLARLDGHELLFVCPQGVPKQPLGMQNIHNSGYFPLEGRLVDLLSGDPGLMQAETPYSCIDERTFVELDYGFDFYAPQLFEDERGRTILVSWASLPDIETQYDNPTREWTHTLTLPRELTLNAAGRVCQWPVAETDALRGQEIVLTQDVAGFTGTVGTSPYDVFDLDGAVGARFAGTADVTIDAIQSGAATLRLNDDLEFVALDGMAELAFTSPAGFGRTVRRLPLSALSAGRIESLRVLVDTSIVEIYVNGGEVTLTTRWYPEDIDDLRVTSTFHGTHHAWEMGSYTFVVNS from the coding sequence ATGGCGGTCAGCCGCACCACAGATCCCAAGCATAATTGGCGCCTGAGATTCCACCTCCAGACCGAGACGGGTGACATCACCGATCCCAACGGTCTCTGCCAGTTGGACGGCACCTACCACTTCTTCCACCAGCATCGCAGGCTGTGGCCCGATGCGGCGCATGGCTGGGGGCACTGGACCACGCGCGACTTCCGTACCTGGGAATGGCTGGGTACCCCCATCATGCCCAGCTGTGACTTGGACAAGAACGGCTCCTATTCCGGCTCCTCCGTGGTATCCGACGGCATGATGTGGTGCTACTACACCGGCAATCAGCTGCTTGAGGGTGACCACGACCACGACTGGGCGGGTCGCCTTGCCAACGAGATCGTCGTGGTGGGCGACGGCAAGAGCTTTGGGCCCAAGCACCTCGTGCTGGGAAACGATGGCTATCCCTCCTACTGCAGCTGCCACGTGCGCGATCCCAAGGTGTGGAAGCAGGATGGCATATGGCACATGCTGCTGGGTGCCCGCGTGAGGGGCGACCGGGGCGCCGTCCTGCTCTACCGCAGCGCGGATGGCACCTCCTGGGAGATGGAGGGGTCGGCCACCAACCGTGGCGAGCATGCCTATGGCTACATGTGGGAGTGCCCCAACCTGGCCCGCCTGGACGGTCACGAGCTGCTGTTCGTGTGCCCCCAGGGCGTGCCCAAGCAGCCACTCGGCATGCAGAACATCCACAACAGCGGCTACTTCCCGCTGGAGGGCAGGCTCGTGGACCTGCTCTCCGGCGATCCTGGCCTCATGCAGGCGGAGACCCCCTACTCCTGCATCGACGAGCGCACCTTCGTCGAGCTGGACTATGGCTTCGACTTCTACGCACCCCAGCTCTTTGAGGACGAGCGGGGCCGCACCATCCTCGTGAGCTGGGCCAGCCTCCCTGACATCGAGACGCAGTACGACAACCCCACGCGCGAGTGGACCCACACGCTCACCCTCCCACGCGAGCTCACGCTCAACGCGGCCGGTCGCGTGTGCCAGTGGCCCGTCGCCGAAACGGACGCCCTTCGTGGCCAGGAGATCGTCCTCACCCAGGACGTCGCGGGCTTCACGGGCACGGTGGGCACGTCGCCCTACGACGTGTTCGACCTCGACGGGGCCGTCGGCGCGCGCTTCGCGGGCACGGCGGACGTCACGATTGACGCCATACAGTCCGGCGCCGCCACGCTACGCCTCAATGACGACCTCGAGTTCGTGGCCCTGGATGGCATGGCGGAGCTTGCCTTCACCAGCCCCGCGGGCTTTGGCCGCACCGTGCGCAGGCTGCCGCTCTCTGCGCTGTCCGCAGGACGCATCGAGAGCCTGCGCGTGCTCGTGGACACCTCCATCGTCGAGATCTACGTCAATGGCGGCGAAGTCACGCTCACCACGCGCTGGTACCCCGAGGACATCGACGATCTTCGTGTGACCTCCACCTTCCATGGCACGCACCACGCATGGGAGATGGGCTCCTACACCTTCGTCGTAAACTCATAG
- a CDS encoding glycerol-3-phosphate acyltransferase, with protein METSTLITVVGSLALGYACGNFLTADLVARGYAHRPVFELGDGNPGMANVGHELGMRAAALVLAGDILKTVVAWATARALLSETPGLAGVIAGLGVTLGHNYPCWRRFRGGKGVTTTCSAIILATPLAGMVASLVGLAVVLFSGYLCLGAVAITWAYWILTALLRGPVSIESVVALVLTLLMMRAHWPALAGIRAGTTHKARLARALRSRLGIRGHTRR; from the coding sequence ATGGAAACCAGTACCTTGATCACGGTCGTGGGGTCACTTGCCCTCGGCTACGCGTGTGGGAACTTCCTGACGGCAGATCTCGTGGCGCGCGGATACGCCCACAGGCCCGTCTTCGAGCTGGGCGATGGCAACCCCGGCATGGCAAACGTAGGGCACGAGCTGGGAATGCGCGCCGCCGCACTCGTGCTGGCGGGGGACATCCTCAAGACCGTCGTGGCATGGGCGACTGCACGCGCCCTCCTTTCCGAAACGCCCGGGCTTGCGGGCGTCATCGCTGGCTTGGGCGTCACGCTTGGGCACAATTACCCCTGCTGGCGGCGCTTCCGTGGCGGCAAGGGAGTGACCACCACCTGCTCTGCCATCATACTCGCCACCCCCCTGGCGGGCATGGTCGCGAGCCTCGTCGGGCTGGCCGTGGTGCTTTTCTCGGGCTACCTGTGTCTGGGGGCCGTTGCCATCACCTGGGCCTACTGGATACTCACCGCCCTCCTACGGGGCCCCGTCAGCATAGAGTCCGTCGTGGCGCTCGTTCTGACGCTGCTGATGATGCGTGCGCACTGGCCCGCTCTCGCGGGCATCCGCGCGGGCACCACGCACAAGGCGCGTCTCGCCCGCGCGCTGCGCTCCAGGCTGGGCATCAGGGGTCACACGCGTCGCTAG